The proteins below are encoded in one region of Sedimentibacter sp. zth1:
- a CDS encoding phosphatase, translating into MKPLIDLHTHTLASGHAYSTLMENIQEAKNKGLKIYGLSEHAVNMPGTAHEFYFHNLRVIRDEIMGVKILKGIEANIIDFKGNTDVNVEISKQLDYMIASLHGPCIKPGTKEENTNALIGAMKHEKVKIIGHPDDGKFPIDYEKLVLAAKENNIFLEVNNSSLNPTSFRENARENYIELLERCKEHNVQIIFGSDAHMCYDVGEFTNCINLIKEVNFPKELIINYYPDKLDFNR; encoded by the coding sequence ATGAAACCATTAATAGATTTACACACACACACACTTGCAAGTGGGCATGCTTATAGTACACTTATGGAAAATATTCAGGAAGCAAAAAATAAAGGATTAAAAATATATGGCCTTTCAGAACATGCAGTCAATATGCCTGGAACTGCACATGAATTCTATTTTCATAATTTAAGAGTTATACGAGATGAAATTATGGGAGTTAAAATATTAAAGGGAATAGAAGCAAATATTATTGATTTTAAAGGAAACACAGATGTTAACGTGGAAATTTCAAAACAGCTAGATTATATGATAGCAAGTTTACACGGTCCATGTATAAAACCTGGGACTAAAGAAGAAAATACTAATGCTCTTATTGGAGCAATGAAACATGAAAAGGTTAAAATTATAGGTCATCCTGATGATGGAAAATTTCCTATAGACTATGAAAAGCTTGTTCTTGCTGCTAAAGAAAACAATATATTTTTGGAAGTTAATAACTCATCATTAAATCCAACAAGCTTTAGAGAAAATGCAAGAGAAAATTATATTGAATTGCTTGAACGTTGTAAAGAACATAATGTACAAATAATCTTTGGTAGTGATGCACATATGTGCTATGATGTTGGTGAATTTACAAATTGCATAAACTTAATAAAAGAAGTTAATTTTCC
- a CDS encoding DUF4179 domain-containing protein, with protein MNRIEELNNLKDELNAVVPNGLENVEKRFKKKVFKRRIRNCLCIPISSLLMILAIFTCFVNFVPEFAYACAELPILRDLASAVKISPSLEKAFENDYVQKINQSQTINGITATVKYAIVDEDEINIFYTLESETYKNLYETSEIKSLDGNEFNTCFNRNEFIRKSNLRVANSNIDKRISFFMNNFSEGFIFSLDVFNSNQENEVNNNIIISKNEEKDYIANFKFDIKLNPDLVAKSEYISLNKTFYIDNQKLILEYIKISPSNMKLKFKDDIKNTAWLKGLTMYVLNENGERFDYRQNGTIASAVNSKTMDMYYLESPYFFNNEHLTLNITQAEWVENSKEKVKIYLEDIEKNNFENQPYKLIEAFKEGKDWVLAFEGSYFGKNHFVSLGGIYYDEVDKGYYINEIRCYHKTYRYRTKQDIIDIPEYHEIIEIRLTDYPYKTVFFLDDANDITKHTELKTPIKIKIK; from the coding sequence ATGAATAGGATTGAAGAATTGAATAATTTAAAAGATGAACTTAATGCTGTTGTACCAAATGGGCTTGAAAATGTAGAAAAAAGATTTAAGAAAAAAGTATTCAAAAGAAGAATAAGAAATTGTTTATGCATACCTATAAGTTCCTTGTTAATGATTTTAGCGATTTTTACTTGCTTTGTGAATTTTGTACCAGAATTTGCATATGCATGCGCAGAATTACCTATTTTACGGGATTTAGCAAGTGCTGTAAAAATATCACCATCTTTAGAAAAAGCATTTGAGAATGACTATGTACAAAAAATTAATCAGTCTCAAACTATTAACGGAATTACAGCGACGGTTAAATATGCAATAGTTGATGAGGATGAAATCAATATTTTTTATACATTAGAATCAGAAACTTATAAAAATTTATACGAAACATCTGAAATTAAATCACTTGATGGAAATGAATTTAACACATGTTTCAATAGAAATGAATTTATCCGAAAAAGCAACTTAAGAGTAGCGAATTCAAATATTGATAAGAGAATATCTTTTTTTATGAATAACTTTTCAGAAGGATTTATTTTTTCTTTGGACGTATTTAATTCAAATCAAGAAAATGAGGTAAATAATAATATAATAATTTCTAAAAATGAGGAAAAAGATTATATAGCAAATTTTAAGTTTGATATAAAATTAAATCCTGATTTAGTAGCAAAAAGTGAATATATTAGTCTAAATAAAACATTCTATATTGATAATCAAAAGCTGATATTAGAATATATTAAAATAAGTCCGTCTAATATGAAACTTAAATTTAAGGATGATATTAAAAATACTGCATGGTTAAAGGGATTAACTATGTATGTATTGAATGAAAACGGAGAAAGATTTGATTATCGCCAAAATGGAACTATAGCAAGTGCTGTAAACTCTAAAACTATGGATATGTATTATCTGGAAAGTCCTTACTTTTTTAATAATGAACATTTAACTTTAAATATAACACAAGCTGAGTGGGTTGAAAATAGCAAAGAAAAAGTGAAAATATATTTAGAAGACATAGAAAAAAATAATTTTGAGAATCAGCCATATAAACTGATTGAAGCTTTTAAAGAAGGGAAAGATTGGGTGTTAGCTTTTGAAGGTTCATATTTTGGTAAAAATCATTTTGTATCATTAGGTGGAATTTACTATGACGAAGTAGATAAAGGATATTACATCAACGAGATAAGATGTTATCATAAGACTTATAGGTATCGTACAAAACAAGATATTATTGATATTCCAGAATATCATGAGATTATAGAAATTAGGCTAACCGATTACCCTTATAAAACAGTATTTTTCCTAGATGATGCAAATGATATCACAAAACATACTGAATTAAAAACTCCTATAAAAATCAAAATTAAGTAA
- a CDS encoding sigma-70 family RNA polymerase sigma factor gives MNKKEFTERITVIKKQLYNTAFLYLGNEQDSMEIVDESIFKAYKSLKTLNHPEYFNTWVIRILINECKQEFKRQKRIKLDENIEFTANENIEDFNYDSLPLKEAVNKLPYDLKSIIILRYFIGFTLHETAQTLNIPQGTVVTKQRKALKFLRIDLIEEESNE, from the coding sequence ATGAATAAAAAAGAGTTTACAGAACGAATTACTGTTATAAAAAAGCAACTGTACAATACTGCCTTTTTATATCTCGGTAACGAACAAGATTCCATGGAAATAGTTGATGAAAGCATATTTAAAGCTTATAAATCATTAAAAACTTTAAATCATCCTGAATATTTTAATACATGGGTTATACGAATTTTAATAAATGAATGCAAACAGGAATTTAAAAGGCAAAAACGAATTAAATTAGATGAAAATATAGAATTTACAGCAAATGAAAATATTGAAGATTTTAATTATGATTCATTGCCACTTAAAGAAGCAGTAAATAAATTACCGTATGACTTAAAAAGTATTATCATCTTAAGATATTTTATAGGTTTTACTTTGCATGAAACAGCTCAGACTCTAAATATACCGCAGGGAACAGTTGTTACTAAACAACGAAAGGCACTAAAATTTTTAAGAATTGATTTGATTGAGGAGGAAAGTAATGAATAG